A region of the Cryptococcus neoformans var. neoformans B-3501A chromosome 6, whole genome shotgun sequence genome:
GTCTTGGTCATGTTCCATGATCCCGAGTTGCATCGAACGACTGATGGTGAGGGCCGGATCGACAAGCTGCCTTGGAAAGGTGTCTTGGAGTAAGTCGCTGTTTACAGCTAAAATGATTCATAGCTGACTCTGTTTTCAGACACGTGCGAACATTAGAAAAACCCCATCAACCTATACCTCAGTTCACGCAGGTAATCGACCTCTTGCTTCAGCCTGAAAACTCCCGCATCAAGATCAATGTCAGTATTATTCCCTTgtttcttttcattttcatTTCCACAGCGTTATTTGGATTCTTTCAAAGAAGTACCGCGCTGACGATGGGCCCTGATCGGGCCGGGTCCCTGTAGCTTGACCTGAAAGTCGAGAACGACCCGGTACGACTGTTTGGGCTCATCAAAAGCGTGGTTGAAGGTTACGAAGGGTGGCAAAAGAAGTTGGCTCCCAGAATCGTGCTTGGTATCTGGCATGTAAGTACTTGTATCTGGTGCGAGTTCGAACACCGAAGCTAACCATTTACGTATAGCCCAAGTTTATCGTTCCCGCTACTACCATACTCCCTTACTTGCCTCGGTATGCCATCTCAATGGACATTTCTCAGTGTCGCAAGTACTTTTTCAACATCTGTCATGGTTTTTCCATCAGGTACGAAGCTCTTGCTACGTCTGAAGGTGCCAGGTTTAGGCAGGAGTGTAAAGCTGCGGGTAAGAAGATCTGTTCTTGGACTGTCAACGACccggaggagatgagacAGTGCGCGAGGTGGGGTATTGCCAGTGTCATTTCAGATAAGCCTGCTCTCTGGAAGAAAATCAGACTTGATGTGAGTCTTGGATCAAGCGGAAAAAGTTATTTGGAAATTGCTGACGACTTTTGTAGATCGAGACCGACAGGGCCAAGGCTCTTAAGCCTACTCTTCAATCTTATATCTCGCCCTTTttccaaaagaaaaactGGTGGTTTGATTACGTGAGTTCTTCTATGTGCGTTTCTCAATGTATGTCAGCTGACTTTCATACACAAGCAACGCctcgccaaagaagaaacagaaTATCTCGAGCGGGAGGCTGGCACTTTCGACATTCCCGTTCCCCACGTGGAAATGCACATCGCAGCACCAGGGTACTGAATAATTGAAGTCGAAAAAGTGGCAAAGTTGTACGGATAGGAGAATACACGACAATTCAGTTGTCGAGGACGTTTTCACATTTCATGTCTTTTTCCTTATTATACCTCCTTTTCTTAATCTTAGCATTCTTATTAGCATAATTTATCGTTTTCACATTTCATTTCTCAACAATTTTTAgcatccaccaccaccaccatcatcatcgttttGTTCTTTCTTGTCCCCAATCGATAATTcgctccatcctcttccattgTACGATAGTCGATGTGCATTCAGGTATTTTCATGTGATATtcattttcctcttttcaaCTGCACGcaaaataaataaaagCAAGCACCGAGAGGGGAAAAGTAAACACGTTCGAGCGTGGTGGAACAATAAATTGCCACCCAAGTTTGCAATGAGGGATGGGTCTTTGACGACCCGGGGGCCAACTTTATGGCAAGTCCTGTTACGAATCTTGGGGAGGTGGCGCTGTATGAagcaaagaaaaggaagacggAAGGAAGTAGAACGATATTAGGATACGAAATATGTTTCCATTACGTAGAATACTAGGGCataggaaaaggagaatgtTGATGATTATTGGATACTGGACGTGTACGTTGCGGAATCTGAAGGGCGCACACACACACAGGAATCTGGCAAGGTACGACGATGAGCGAGGAGTACGTGGGGTATGAGGTACTTATTTCTCTTGGCATCAGATAAAACGAACCAGCGTCAACAAACTATGGTGTATATAAATCATGATTCAGCTGTGCATGTATGTCTAGTTCCCATCTGTCCTTTTGGCAATGAAGGATACTATAGCACATGGGAAGCCAGTCGTCTAAACCACCATACGAGTAAGTACGGTCGCTGAGACGTCTGGAGATCCCCCTGGGCTGCAGATCGAGGATTATTGACGCGTTGCACATCAGACCCGCACCGCTAGACTCCAAAGCTCCAACCCCAGTCCAGAAACCACAGCCCATACcaccgaagaagaggaaaaaggcCAAACCTCGCAACTACGACAAAGAGTTGTACATTCTCGCTTCTTATCGTCCCCCATCGTACTCGCCTCCCGAAAGCACGTTGACGAAACCAATGGGTTGGGAGAACACTAACTTACTGCCCAGCGAGAGGCTGAGGAGACAGTTagaggaaatggaagggGAAATTATGGCCAAGCGGAGAATGAAAGAGTACCAAGCCAGAATCGGCCCTGGCAATGGAAGACAGAAAGCAGtgcgaaaagaagagagagccaagaagagagatgataATAATGAGCTTCCTGGATATGACGTTGCGATTACCAGTGAGTCATTTTTTAACAGCGCCAGCACGGAATTAATGTCCACACTACCAGAACAAACTTGACGGACCCATCGGTGGCAATATTTGTACACTATCTTCCCCCCTGTGACCTGTACTATTCTCCTGTCATGCGATGCGAGACGTCTGTACAGCAGCGTCTGTATACGCATGTTTCCTTGCGAATCTTACGCGATTGATAAACTCTATCTAGTGATATCAGACAACCGAGGGTTCATGTAAGTCCGACGCTGTAAAGTTGACAGACCTAACACCGCACAGTGTCGAGTGATAGTATGCTGAAAAGATGCCAAAGCACTAAGGAACTCAGCTGTGGAAATGTCTGAAGAGGGATTTATGCGTAGTATCGAATGTTTGCAAAATTCGTTGAAAACAACTGAAAGCCCCCGTGGCGCAATCGGTAGCGCGCACGACTCTTAGAGTCTGCTTGAACCGGTTACGGGCCATCATCTCAATCGTGCGGTTGCGGGTTCGAGCCCCGCCGGAggcttcctttttttgcctttttgtTCGCCACCATATTCCgtcatctttttttttttatacTGTAAAGTAGAACATCCGTATGATGGTATGCAGGGCAACACAAGATGAAGGTTTATCATATCCGCGGCAAATTGAGCCATGTATTTTGAGAAAGCTAAGGAAGATCATTTTGACATCACCATGAGCCACGAGACCCAACggaaggtggaggcggaAATCACCACGACGGACGACGCTCTCCCTTTGATGCCAGAAGACTTTAACTCATTTGTCGCTCTCATCTCGCTTTATATATTTTCGAAAGTGTGACAAATAAGACAGCATGGATCAAGTAAGCATTCAGTTCCTTTGCTGTCTAATAGGCTGTGTTCTAATAGTCGCAGAACGCTTTCAGGTCTCTCCTTTCGGCCCCGCGTGCAGACGGATCAAGTTCATCTCGAGGGGTCCTTGGTGCACCTCCCCCCAAACGTGGATGGGGTTTGAAGGCCAAAGAAGGGTCAGTAATCTCTCTGCATATACCAAAAGCTGCATCTGCTAACAAGGCCTCCAGGtatgagaagaaagaagagccacctaaagaaaaggaaagccGGCCTGCTTTCGCTCCTCGGCAGCAGATGAAAAAGGACAGCAAATACAAAGACAGAGCAGACCTACGTAGAAAAGGTGCCGACGATGAGTTCAAATCGGTATGTGTCTATAAATATGGTTAGTCAGATGAGTTGCTAACTAAGATTGATAGGTGGAAAAGCTGCTTGAGGACTTTGAAGCTCGTAAAGCTAATGCCACCGCcgaagagctggaagcgATTGAAAAGCAACGGGCCTATCTTGGCGGCGATGCTGAGCACTCAGTACTGGTAAAGGGCTTGGACTATGCTTTACTCGCAGCCAGGAAAGCGGAGTTggcgagagaagaagcagaggataTGGACGAGGAACTCGAGGAGCTTGGGAGAGGATTgaaaggcaaaaagaaCGCTGGCGCGAAAGAAGAcgttgttgaggaagagaaggccAAGCAGGAGACTCTTGGAAGAGGGGTAAGTCTGATGAGTGGCTCATTAGCGTTACTAGTCTGACGGTTACTTAGTTCAAATCCATTGCCCAAAAGAAGGCTGAAGCAAAAGCTGCTGTAgacgagaaaaagaagaagaaaaagaagaagaaggccaaagTCGAAAACATTGATGCCCCTGCTCCCGCTGCGTCTCAGGACATTGACATGCCCAAGGATACAGGAACAACAAAACCTGTCGAAGAAACTCAACCAGTGACGAAGtcagctcctcctccacctcccgaatcagatgaggatgaagacatTTTTGGTGATGTTGGCGAATATGATCTTAGAGCAGCTGCTGGGCCCGAGTCCGATTcagacgatgaagatgaggcaATGAGCGTTGACACCAAAGAAAGCCACAGGGAAGGGATGGTTTCGAGAGGAAGGAGTCGCAGTCGATCATTCTCTAGAGATGGACCGTATTCTCGGGACCGGTCTTTGTCAAGAAACCATGGTTATGGAAAGGGATTAGGACCGAGATCCCCTGGTAGGAGACATTCGCCTGGAAAAAGGACGAGGTCAAGATCGAGGGAGTACAGGTATCTTTCAAggtcaagatcaagatcaagggAATATTCCGGTCGACGGTATACCCGGTCACCTTCATACGACCGGTACGACCGTAGACGCTCCGTTTCACCATATCGGCGGcgctctccttccccataCCGCCAACGTCGGCGTTCTCCTTACTCTCGTTCTCGTAGTCCCGTCTACAAAGAGGATTACAAGCGTCGCAGAACAGCCTACGATAGGTCATCTTCCCCCAGGCGAAGGTATGCTTCTCGATCTCGATCTCCCCCTCGCCACCGACatccaccttctccttccccaaaGAGTCGATCTATCTCCAGATCGCCACCTGCCCCTGTTCGAGAGCGGTCTCGCACGCGTTCACTCTCTCCCATCCTCAACTATTCTTATCCCCCTCTATCTCCTTCCcgttctccatctccatcttcagaCGAGGGCACTGCTGCAGGCACCCGCCTACAACctctcgcttcttctgctaTCCCATCTCTCAAAACCTTCTTGGCTGCTCAAGATGCTGCGTCTAAAGAGGcggaaaagaaggcaaagaaggccAAATGGCGAGCCCAGCAAGGATTGCCTGCGCAGGAGGGTGATGAGGGTGACTTTAAGTCTAGTAAGGGCAAGGACATGAATGAGAAGCAAAAGGCAAACCGAGATTACCAGCTCTTGATGAACAAAATGAATAAAGAGAAACaaggggagaagagtggCAACAAAGGATGAGCTGATAGATATACGGATATCATATGTACAACCTGCaatgatatatatatatatatattatatatataatatGTATATGTATTTCGAACTTGTAAAGTACAGATAGATTTACCTTTCCCTTCCGTCCAAATTGACTAGCTACCGCTTATCGGCCGAAAtatctctcatccttccatccacTAAAGGGCTTACGATGGCCAGATCCGCTAGATTAGTCtcaccatcctcgtctttAGGAAGTACGATGCCATCGTATTCAGGCATTTCCTGTGTTGGAGGGGTTTGAACTGGTGACCAAGCTCCAGGCATGTGATTTCGGGCTTGACGCATAGCTTGACCGGCCTATGAAGTATCGGCGACTGCCTTACCGCATGCGGGAGGAATCTACTCACCAGCACGTCTAATCCGCTCATATGTTCATGCTTTGCAACATGCAAAGCGTTCCTAATTGTTCCCCAG
Encoded here:
- a CDS encoding hypothetical protein (Match to EST gb|CF186867.1|CF186867; HMMPfam hit to GDPD, Glycerophosphoryl diester phosphodiesterase family, score: 115.7, E(): 1.1e-31), translated to MSTTQSTSRLPASRPDSTIQTPALSPSNSAGPSPALSVLQSPAVSEFDLENPFDKIGYEDDEAVMPECWGHRGASASFPENTIASFVEACKTGADGIETDIHVTTDNVLVMFHDPELHRTTDGEGRIDKLPWKGVLEHVRTLEKPHQPIPQFTQVIDLLLQPENSRIKINLDLKVENDPVRLFGLIKSVVEGYEGWQKKLAPRIVLGIWHPKFIVPATTILPYLPRYAISMDISQCRKYFFNICHGFSIRYEALATSEGARFRQECKAAGKKICSWTVNDPEEMRQCARWGIASVISDKPALWKKIRLDIETDRAKALKPTLQSYISPFFQKKNWWFDYQRLAKEETEYLEREAGTFDIPVPHVEMHIAAPGY